GTACGAGCCCGGCTTGTAGTAGATCCCCGAGTGGATCACGCCCGAGTTGTGGCCGCTCTGGTGCGCGGCGAGCTTCGGCTCCTTCTCGAGGATCACGAGGCGCGCGCCGGGCGCCCGCTCGCGGAGCGCCCGCGCGGTCGCGAGGCCGACGATGCCGCCCCCGATGATCGCGACGTCGTGGGTCATTGGACGCTACGCCTCCACATAATCGCAGATCGTCGTCGGTTGAGGCACCCGGAGGCCCTCCTTCTTGAGCCCTTCCACGTGGAAGCGCACGGCCCTTCTGATCTCGCGAGAGACCTCTCGCACCGTGCGTCCCGTGGCGACGCATCCAGGAAGGTCCGGGACGTACGCCGAGTAGTTCCTCTTGGCCTTCTCGATCACCACTCCGTATCGCATCAGTGACGTTCCTCGATTTGTGCCTGTTTCAAAATACTCTTGAGCGTTCCCGGCGCGAGGTCGCTCTCGATGGCTGCCTTTTACACGATCAAGATACCAGCCGTCGTCCTGAAGAATTCGGATGATCTCGCTGACCTTCACTGCAATCTTCTAACGCATTGCAGCCTCGCGGCGGAAGTCCCGAATACGATACAGCGCGGCGCTGCGACATCGTCCTATTGCAGCGGGGAGAAGCTCGTCGGCTTCCAGATCTTGTTGACGACGCGCTCGACGAGGGGGCCGTTCACCTCGCTCGCCTTCCGCGCCGCCTGCCACTCCGGGTCGGCCATGAACGCCGCCCACACCCGCTGCCGGTGGGCGAGGTCGTCGTAGGCGCAGATGTAGACGAGCTCGTTCGACTCGCCGACGACCGTCTCCCAGAAGCCGACGACGCGGATCCCGTGCTTCTTGAAGAGGTTCATCGTGACCTCGGCGAAGCGCTTCTGGATGTCGGGCATGCGGCCGGGCATGACGTAGTACGCGCGGTATTCGTAGATCACGGGATGATGCCTCCTCTCAGGAATATGGACGGCGATGATACCGCATCACGGCGCTTCTCTCCCGCCCGTGGCCGGCGCGAGCCTCACGTCGTCGAAGGTCCCGAGGCCGGAGAGCGTCACGGCGACCTCCCGCGCGCTCCGCGGCGCCCTGAACGTCACGCGCAGCGTCTTCACGTCGCCCGCCTTGAGCTGGCCCGACGTGAACCCGTCGGCGCTGATCACCGCGTAGGTCTGGCCCGTGGCGTAGTCGAGCAGGAGGCTCTTGCCGGGCACGAGCTCGAGCTTCTCGGACTGCGCCTTGCTCCCGTCCAGCGTGAGCGAGACCACGACCGTGAGGACCGCACCCCGGACGGTCGCGTCCGTGAGCCGGGCGACCACGTTCGGGTCGCGGTCGGTGCGGATCGGGGCCACGGCCTTCGGCGCCGCCGGCGCCGCGCCGCTCGTCGTGCTATGGCGATAGTAGACGCCCGGCGTCTTGCCGACGACGAAGTCGACTGCCTTCTTGATCATCTCGCGGACCGCCGTCTCCATCGGCGTCTTCGCGAAGCCGCCGAGGCCGGCGCCCATCGGGCCGCTGACGCCGGCCGCGACGGTCGTCGCCTCGCCATGGGCGCTGGTCGCCGCGACGATGCGCCCGGTGCGGACGTCGATCACCCGCAGGTCCATCGCGATCGAGGCTTTCCTGTACCCGAGGCCGCCGAGGATCGAGCCGAATCCGCCGGGGATCCCGCCGATCGTGATGCCGCCCCCCGAGGTGCCGGGATCGAACCCCGTGACGGCCGCGGTCACGAGGAGTTCCGCGCCCTCCAGCTCGCCGAGCGGGACCGTCGCCTCTTGCCGGTGGAGGTCGGAGGTCCCGCTCCGGAGCTCCTGGATCACGCCCTCGAGCTTCTCGCGCTCGAGCACGATGTAGCGGTTCGTCTGGAAGAGCGCCGTCGTCAGCATGTCGCGCATCCCGCGCCCGTACTCGGCGCGGTAGACGCCCGTGCTCGACATCTTGTCCTCGAAGTCCTTGACGGCGATCCGCGCCTTCGGGCCGTCGTAGGCCTCGGCCTGCACGGCCGCGATGCCCGGAATGTGCTCGGTCGTCGCCTCCCGCTTCGGACCCCCGGGCTGCTCCAGCTGGGCGCAGCCGCTCAGGACACATCCGAGCGCCACGAGCCAGGCTCCGGTGAGCCGGACCCCCGACGCGGCGTCCCCCCTGCCCCGTGGGCGTGATCTCGACATCGCAGCGGAGCCTGACACACCGCCGCGACGACATCAATGTGTGGGTTTGTGACCGCGGCTCGATTGGATATACCATCACGCCACCGAGGAGGAGCGGCGATGGCGGGCAAGTACTTCGAAGAGCTCGAGGTGGGACAGACCTTCAAGCACCAGCCCGGGCGCACGGTCACCGAGGCCGACAACGTCTTCTTCACTTGCCTCACCATGAACCCGCAGCCGCTGCACCTCGATTTCCACGCGGCGTCGAAGGCCGAGTTCGGCAAGCCGCTCGTCAACAGCCTCCTCACCCTCGGGATCGCCGTCGGGCTCTCGGTCGGCGAGACGACGCTCGGCACGACGGTCGGGAATCTCGGGTTCGAAAAGGTCGAATTCCCCAGGCCGGTCTTCCACGGCGATACCGTCTATTCGGAGACGGAGGTCGTGGGCAAGCGGGAGTCGAAGTCGCGTCCGCAGTGGGGCATCGTCACCTTCGAGCATCGAGCGCGGAACCAGCACGGCGAGGTCGTCATGGTCGCGCGCCGTAACGCGATGATGCGGAGGAAGACCGCGTGAGCCGCCGGCGCTCGCTCCACTTCGTCCCGGGCGGCAACGAGAAGATGCTCGCCAAGGCGCTCACGCTGCCCGCCGACGGCCTCATCCTCGACCTCGAGGACGCGGTCCCGCCCGACCGCAAGGCGGCGACGCGCCCGATCGTGGCGGAGTGGCTCGGCGGCCGCGCGTTCGGCGGCCGCGAGCGCTGGGTGCGGATGAATCCGATCTCGGGCCCGCTCGGCCGCGAGGATCTGGAGACGACGATCGCGGCGCGGCCCGACGGCTACGTGGTGCCGAAGCCGCGCCACGCCGGCGACGTGCGCGAGATCGCCCAGGCGCTCGACCGCCTCGAGCAGCGCCACGGGATCCCCCACGGCGCGACGCGGCTCACGCTGATCGCGACGGAGACGCCCGAGGGGCTCCTGAACATCCGCGAGGTCGCGACGGCGTCGCCGCGCGTCGTGGCCATCTCCTGGGGCGTCGAGGACCTCGGCGCCGCCATGGGGCTCGCCCGCGTGCGGGACGCCGAGGGGCGCTACCTCGACATTCCCCGTCACGCGCGCGTCATGTGCGCCGTGGCGGCGGCCGCCGCGGGCGTCGAGGCGCTCGACACCGTCTACACCGACATCGCCGACCTCGCGGGCCTCCGGCGCGAGTGCGAGGACGCGGTCGCGATGGGATTCACCGGCAAGATCTCGATCCACCCGAGCCAGGTCCCGGTGATCAACGACGCCTTCACGCCCTCGAAGGAGGCTGTCGCCGAGGCCCGCGAGCTGGTCGCCGCGTTCGCGGAGCACGCGCGCCGCGGCGTCTACGCGTTCACGTTCAGGGGCCGGATGGTGGACGCGCCGCACCTCGCGGGCGCGAAGAAACTGCTGGCTCGCGCGGGAGAATAGCCACGCGCGCGCGAGTCCTGGTGCTCGCCGCCCAGGCGCCGATCGAGACGCGGCCGCTCAGGCTCGAGCAACGGCCCGTCCCGGAGCCCGCGCGGGGCGAGGTCCTCGTCAGCGTCCTGGCGTGCGGCGTGTGCCGGACCGACCTCCACGTCGTCGAGGGCGACCTGCCGCTCGTCCGCTCGCCGATCGTGCCCGGCCACCAGGTCGTCGGCCGCGTGGAGCTCGCGGGCCGCGACGCCACGCGTTTTGCGGCCGGCGAGCGCGTCGGCATCGCCTGGCTCCGCGCGACCTGCGGCGCCTGCGGCTTCTGCGCCTCGGGCCGTGAGAACCTCTGCGAGCGGGCCGAGTTCACCGGCTGGCACGCCGACGGCGGGTTCGCCGACTACGCCGTCGTCCCCGAGGCGTTCGCGTACCGGATCCCTGAAGCCTTCACCGACGCCGAGGCGGCGCCGCTCCTCTGCGCCGGCATCATCGGCTACCGCGCGCTCAAGCGCGCCGAGGTCCGGCCGGGCGGCAGGCTCGGCATCTACGGCTTCGGCTCGTCGGCGCACGTCGCGCTGCAGGTCGCGCGCGCCCGCGGCGTGGAGGTCTACGTGTGCACGCGCGGGGCCTCGCGGCGTGAGCTCGCGCGCCGCCTCGGCGCCGCGTGGGTCGGCGACGTCCGCGACGCGATGCCCGCGCCGGCGGACGGCACGATCATCTTCGCGCCCGCGGGGGATCTCGTGCCCGTCGCGCTCCGGAACCTCGCGCGGGGTGGGACGCTCGCCCTGGCCGGCATCCACATGACGCCCGTGCCCGCGCTCGACTACGCGCGCGAGCTCTTCCACGAGCGTCAGGTGCGGAGCGTGACGGCGAACACGCGCGCCGACGGCGAAGAGCTGCTCGCGGAGGCCGCGCGGATCCCGATCCGCCCGGAGACGACGGCGTTCGACCTCCCGGACGCGAACCGGGCGCTCGAGCTCCTGAAGCACGGCGGCTTCCCGGGCTCGGGAGTGCTCTTGACCGGCTCGCGTTCTCGAGTATCATCGCCCCACTCATGACAGACCAAGACGACTTGCTGCGACGCGCCGCGCGCGTGCTGCCCGGCGGCGTGCTCGGGAGCCACCGGAGCGGTCCCGGCCTCGAGTTCGTGGTCAGGGAGGGCCGCGGCGCGTACCTCTGGGACATGAACGGCCGCCGTTACCTCGACTACCTCCTCGGCTCGGGACCGATGCTCCTCGGCCACGCGCACCCCGCCGTCGTCGCGGCGGTCGAGCAGCAGATGGCGCGCGGCACCTCGTACTTCCTCCTCAACGAGCCCGCGATCCAGCTGGCCGAGGAGATCACGCGGGCGGTGCCGTGCGCCGAGCAGGTGCGCTACACGTCGAGCGGGAGCGAGGCGACGTTCTTCGCGCTCCGCGTGGCGCGCGCGTTCCGCAAGCGCGAGAAGGTCATGAAGTTCGAGGGCGGCTTCCACGGCACGCACGACTATGCGCTGATGAGCGTGACGCCGCGCTCGCCGAAGGCGTTCCCGGCGCCCATGACCGACTCGGCGGGCATCCCGCACGCGCTGGAGGGCGAGGTGCTCGTCGCGCCCTACAACGACCTGCCGACCGCCGAGGCGCTGATCGCCGCGCATCACGACGAGCTCGCGGCGGTGCTCATCGAGCCCTACCAGCGGACGATCCCGCC
The DNA window shown above is from Candidatus Methylomirabilota bacterium and carries:
- a CDS encoding type II toxin-antitoxin system HicB family antitoxin, with amino-acid sequence MRYGVVIEKAKRNYSAYVPDLPGCVATGRTVREVSREIRRAVRFHVEGLKKEGLRVPQPTTICDYVEA
- a CDS encoding NIPSNAP family protein; protein product: MIYEYRAYYVMPGRMPDIQKRFAEVTMNLFKKHGIRVVGFWETVVGESNELVYICAYDDLAHRQRVWAAFMADPEWQAARKASEVNGPLVERVVNKIWKPTSFSPLQ
- a CDS encoding CsgG/HfaB family protein; the encoded protein is MALGCVLSGCAQLEQPGGPKREATTEHIPGIAAVQAEAYDGPKARIAVKDFEDKMSSTGVYRAEYGRGMRDMLTTALFQTNRYIVLEREKLEGVIQELRSGTSDLHRQEATVPLGELEGAELLVTAAVTGFDPGTSGGGITIGGIPGGFGSILGGLGYRKASIAMDLRVIDVRTGRIVAATSAHGEATTVAAGVSGPMGAGLGGFAKTPMETAVREMIKKAVDFVVGKTPGVYYRHSTTSGAAPAAPKAVAPIRTDRDPNVVARLTDATVRGAVLTVVVSLTLDGSKAQSEKLELVPGKSLLLDYATGQTYAVISADGFTSGQLKAGDVKTLRVTFRAPRSAREVAVTLSGLGTFDDVRLAPATGGREAP
- a CDS encoding MaoC family dehydratase; this encodes MAGKYFEELEVGQTFKHQPGRTVTEADNVFFTCLTMNPQPLHLDFHAASKAEFGKPLVNSLLTLGIAVGLSVGETTLGTTVGNLGFEKVEFPRPVFHGDTVYSETEVVGKRESKSRPQWGIVTFEHRARNQHGEVVMVARRNAMMRRKTA
- a CDS encoding CoA ester lyase; the encoded protein is MSRRRSLHFVPGGNEKMLAKALTLPADGLILDLEDAVPPDRKAATRPIVAEWLGGRAFGGRERWVRMNPISGPLGREDLETTIAARPDGYVVPKPRHAGDVREIAQALDRLEQRHGIPHGATRLTLIATETPEGLLNIREVATASPRVVAISWGVEDLGAAMGLARVRDAEGRYLDIPRHARVMCAVAAAAAGVEALDTVYTDIADLAGLRRECEDAVAMGFTGKISIHPSQVPVINDAFTPSKEAVAEARELVAAFAEHARRGVYAFTFRGRMVDAPHLAGAKKLLARAGE
- a CDS encoding zinc-dependent alcohol dehydrogenase family protein, whose amino-acid sequence is MLAAQAPIETRPLRLEQRPVPEPARGEVLVSVLACGVCRTDLHVVEGDLPLVRSPIVPGHQVVGRVELAGRDATRFAAGERVGIAWLRATCGACGFCASGRENLCERAEFTGWHADGGFADYAVVPEAFAYRIPEAFTDAEAAPLLCAGIIGYRALKRAEVRPGGRLGIYGFGSSAHVALQVARARGVEVYVCTRGASRRELARRLGAAWVGDVRDAMPAPADGTIIFAPAGDLVPVALRNLARGGTLALAGIHMTPVPALDYARELFHERQVRSVTANTRADGEELLAEAARIPIRPETTAFDLPDANRALELLKHGGFPGSGVLLTGSRSRVSSPHS